The genomic region CCAAGACTTAAATGAAGGCAACCAGATAAAGCTGCAAAATTCAACTGTCATGAGAATAATGATAAAGCAACCAAATCCACTTTGATGGGTCTACATAGCAGTTTGGCCTAAAGGACATCAGATAATCATTTCATCCCTGAAACAGAAAGTTTTATGAACTGGCTGCATAGCCATATAAATAGTCAGATATATAAGAGGCACATATCTGGATGTGCTTCTTTATACATGTATTTCTATGTGACTGCATAGCCACTTGTATTTCTGACAATTTATATGACTGCATAGCCACTTCGAGTTCTATGTAATGTGAAAAACGAAGTAGTATTTACCAGAGTTACAGCATCCCTTGCTGCAATGATGAGAATGTCAGCACAGGAGACTGTACCAGGGCAAGCTTTCTCCAGAGCATCTTTGATTTCATCTATCACATCATATGCCCTCAATGAGTTTATATTTGATAGTGCATTCTTCTCTCCAGCCATGTTAGGGGTCTCATCCAGAAGAACCGAACCATCACAACCCTACCAAAAACAACACAATTATATGTCAGCTCTGCATATTTCCATCAGTAAGCTTCTAATCCCCTGTTTAGTTTTGAAACAGAGTGAAAGGATTTCACAAATAACACCTAATTCTCTCTTAGTATGATGATATTTGTCACACCAACACAAATtaagaaaaaaatcaaacaaaatagacTTATGGATTTAGAGGTGCCCTGATAAACAAGCAAATACTCTCTAATGGATTCAAAACTTCATTAAAACTTATCTCCATCTCACATTAACTAAGCAGTCATGATATTGCAGGCGTAGAACAGAAGCAGCATTTCTGGGTTCTCTTTTTATAGCCATCTCCATCACAGACCTCACCACAGCTTCTGCCATGGGGCAGCTATCTCTGTAAAATCCTTTGTATAAATGCTGCTGCTGCTGATGCCTCCTACTTTCAGTATCCCCAGAAGAGGAGATTATTATTATATAGCAAATGAACATTATAGCTATCATCTGCAGTGCCATACTCATTACAGGAGAAAAAACCCATTTCTGAAAAACCTTCATATTTGCCCTGGGAACTCAGAGAGCTAGCCCAGAAACCCTGTATGGAACATGAATGACAAATAACATGCTTCTCTCTGTTTATCCAATGTACTGAAAGGTAAAAATGTCTGTATGTAAAGATTCAAAGCATGAGAAGACTAAAATAGTAGTAGAAGATGGGTCTGACACATAACCTGAAAAGAGAATCAGAACTTTCGCATCATGTACCTACTTAATCTCCACCCAATTTATATGCCATTGGTTTTGTTGCAAGCAGGGACATATACCAAAGCATTAAATCAAGGAGCATGGTCAACATTGATGCCCATTTCAGTAAATTATATGACAGCAAAATGACCATTTCTAGATGTCATTATTAACCCACTACATTTCTCAATTATTCCTTTCGTCTTTCGTCTTGGTACTCCCTTCCCATTGTGTGGATGATTTTTTTTTGGGGTCTTGTACTCCTTGGGAAGGGACTCTGTATTTATTGCATGAAAGACCtatataatcttttttttttttattggatgAAGCGAAACAGATACCAACTATTTAATCTTGACTGGATATTTTTATGATAGAAAGTTTGTTGTTTGTGTAGACACCGGTAATAACAAAGAGATCAATCAGTATATAGAGGTGTTATCAAAGGATGGGTATATAGGTATAGATATTTTTTATGGGTTAagtattatataataaaatatttatttttattagtcATTTAATAACATTTATGGAGGATACAGTTAGTTTTGAAGAATTTGACAATGTTCTTAATAATCTTtaaaaaagaaataatttaaatatctaatatttttttagaatttgtttatatatatatattaaataaagatcTCAATTTATCAATGTAACTTCAACATCGATGAGACAAAATTATATCAAATTCAAATGTTTGAAATTGAAACTTTaatttttatgaaaataaattgTTAAATTAGTATTGTTTGGGATTTCAAGAGATATTTTCAGTTATTAAACTATCATATTTAAATTTAGTCAAAGTTCCTTTTAACATTTGTTTAATAACCTAAAATATATCTTCAAATGTCAAACAATCTTGATTTTCCAGTTTATTGTCGTAGAAGTTGAAGTTTCAATTTCATTTATTTTCTTGGGTTGTATGGGATTGGTAGTTCTATAATCTCATTTATATTTATGGTGAAGGCACTCACATAACACTAACTCTACCATCTTAGAGCACAACAATCATGGCTTGGTGCAACAAGGGTAGGTGTCAATGAGAACTTTATTTGCTTTTATTAATGTCTGCTAACCCTTTGCTTTATCTTGAGTGTTGCATGTGTTTTCAACATGATAAGTTATATTGTTTCTTATAATTTATGCTCTAATTTTCATGTACAcaatattaaaattatataatataattaaattaagtttAAAGAAATTTTGTAAAGGATTTTTTTATAAGTTTTTCTATTATTATTGATAGAAAACAATAATGAacatgttaaaaaaataaaaaataaaggtggAAGATATCACGGCCCTAAGCCCAAATGAGGCCAAGcccaaaaaaaaatacaaagataAAGTTGTGAGGAAACAATAACTATACCACTAAGGGTGTCAATGGGATCCCTATCTTTTGGATTCTCCATACATCAACAAGGTTCAATCCATCTAAGAGAGTCTCCCAACTAGAAATAACACTCACTTCTTTTAATTCCTCTTGTGGCTAAGTATCATGAGCAAGTAAAATAAGCAAAGCAAGTTACAACTATTTAATATATTTCACCAAAAACGAATCTCTCTCTTTATGAGTAGCCCTTTGCCACCAATGAATTGTTTATTATAAATTTCTTATTATAGATCTATTTACATCTAATGTACTTCCTACCTTTGAGCAAACACGCAAAATCATAGGTGTCACAAAAATCCAAATCAATTATCTCCTCTTGCATGGGTTTTTGCCACTAGACTCACTATCATCTGTGAGAATATGTTCCAtgtaggatctaggcttatcattagTACTAAGTAAAAAAAATACACAAAGGAAATCTAGTGacttatacttgtcaattagattATATGTTACATTGTGGATCTTCCCAAGGTACAATGCATTCAAAACTACCTACTACAAACTACACTAAATAGAATAAATACCACAATGTACAATGCATTCAAAACTACCTACAAACACCCAAGAAACTCCTCCAAACATGCACAACAAATCTTGGCATTTGAGCAGAGGTATGCAAAAAAATATTAAACCTACACCCAAATACTCAAAAATCACTTCTACAACACCAAAATCAAACTTAAAAATACTAAAATAGTTAGGATATGGTGTGATATTAGCCTTGCGATCCTATATCATTCATTTGTCTCCATGTTCCTTTGAATGTGTTCCCTCCTAAGCGTCTATTTTTGGTTATTTGAATAGTCGTATTTTGGGCACCCAAGATTGGAAGGTGAAAGGTTATTCATTGAGTGATTTGAAGTCATCAAAGAGTTAGGGAGCATCCAAGAAGCTTAAAATGTTTGAATAGCTATGGGTTAAGTGCCCATTGTGGAtccatttaaaagaaaaataatattttattatgtctCTTGGTTGTCTATTATCACAAACATGATTTTTTCAATTGGTTTTCTACCTCTTGTTTCGAGTTACCACTATGGTTTCCTCTCCCTCCATTTGCTATAAATTGGAGCCATGATATATTAGTTTTATATGATTCATTTGCAGGTGTCCAAGTGTTGCTAGGTTTGATTATAGAAGTGAAGTGGAGTGTATAATTTTAGAGATCTCTCTTTTAAAGATCAATAATATACTTTCCCTATTTCTAATGTGGAGTTTTTTCTCAAAAGGAtttctccatgtaaatctggtgtctTATTTGTCTGTTGATTTTTATATTGATGTTGAATATTGCAATCACTTTCTTAAATTTGATTTCATAATCTAATTTTTAAATTTGCAATCAAATAAGGAAGTTAATACTGTAAAGTTTCTTCACCTTATTTTCAACATTTGCTCTCAGAGCTAAAAGCTATGTTGAGAGGGGGATCCCTTTCTCTTTAAGTGTTGGAGGTTTTTTGTTGCAATGGAGCTTTTGTTGCGTGATattatatagatttaagaagaggTTTGGAAATTGTGGCTCCTTATTCTCATCAAGATATTGAGAAATTTAATGGCATGAGCTACAAGATGTGGAAAGTGAAGATGGGGGATATCTTAGAAGAGAGAGATTTATGGTTGTTAGTTTCAAAAgaaataaatgcatcaacaattatagatgaatattggaagaagttggACAAGAAGTCACAACAAACCAtttgattatttcttgcatatttctgttactacttatcaagttgccattagtttcatgtcaaagttattctatacactctagttggttatctctaccgagacattcagtcggtatgcacagtctagtcggttacaaaagaaagtctcaaaacgtagtatacaccaagttgtctaccgagtatcattacatgtctaccgagcagcaaagatggcacgccgagttgatatacatcgagttgatatacaccgagtgaaacgtgttaccagattcattgaacctggacatgcatatgaaaacgtgttacaagatcgaggcacatctagctgttatcacattggaaattgcacttacagattgtgtatgattttgaggtcatctaaccaatgaaataatttgcatggttattcattcaataaatcgtgtttgtaagatcgaagcaatgaaaggatcaccatcataagagatctatttatacagcatgagttaagaattaaaagtgtgtgggtgtgtgcatgagtgtaagaagactgttacagagacacagaggttacCGAGAatgttttcagagaacagtcgaagaacagagtaaacagaagggtttaccaagttactatatgggttactaaggtatgctataagcaaggtaacttattctaagcacatagaatctgctataacattccaaatgtaaagttgcagatatttgtaatgattttattgtaatattttgaagttgtcagagaaacctttaacagggtaaaagactctaatcaagtctataaattgtaaagcctctaaccaggtgcagcatttagtttaagtgttgtgaaatcctttagcaaggtagatctaacagatctttatactcctaatagggtaagctatcagaaatagctaaacatgtagctctaaccgagcactctttattattgcaatagtgaagttgtgggtgccatccccaccgcaatttttctctctaaccaagagtttctgtgtaaccaaaatatatgtgttatggagtgaatcatgtacgattgttatctatttgttttagctttatattatgttactgcactattcggtttatgcataacagtaaagttattattgaagaaaagttttggagtactgattcacccctcccctctcagtacattagctttccatattgggcctaacaattggtatcagagcttgaatcttggaaaagggtttaactgtctaaagagaaagatcttatcaatggaaggctataaacaatctcaaaggattgtgtatctgcaagaagagttggatcatgctaatcaagtgattgcagacatgcaaaggcaaatgcaaaaatctctgaaagtgagaagaagattatttgatgatttgcaggactctcaagagttagtggaacaaattgagacatcatctaagaacagtatatctgaa from Cryptomeria japonica chromosome 3, Sugi_1.0, whole genome shotgun sequence harbors:
- the LOC131078377 gene encoding peroxidase 17 isoform X2, translating into MKVFQKWVFSPVMSMALQMIAIMFICYIIIISSSGDTESRRHQQQQHLYKGFYRDSCPMAEAVVRSVMEMAIKREPRNAASVLRLQYHDCLVNGCDGSVLLDETPNMAGEKNALSNINSLRAYDVIDEIKDALEKACPGTVSCADILIIAARDAVTLSGGPFWEVYLGRKDSLTASQDDSNDIMPSPRANVTTLVQLFKSFDLSVTDLVALSDILKVHFSCGRGGHDLPLLMNCERTLITLEVELVPQASHPF